In the genome of Abyssalbus ytuae, the window TCGTTCGATTCTGTAAAAATTAATGCAGAAGATAATTTTTCTGTTACTAAAAAAGAAGATTTACTTGGAGGAGTAAATGTAATAAATAATGATTATTTAACAGCTATTCCATATTACGCCTGGTCTAACAGGGGAATAGGAAAAATGAAAGTTTGGATACCATTTGAAAATTAAAAAAACATAAAATGAACCATAAATTTTTATCAAAAATACTAGTCAGTGTATTATTAACAGTGAGCTTTATTGGTAATGCACAACAACGAACCTTAAAAGTGGATGTCAATAATGAAATAACAACCATACAACCCACCATGTATGGTGTCTTTTTTGAAGATATCAACTTTGCTGCCGATGGAGGTCTTTATGCAGAGATGATAAAAAACCGGTCCTTTGAGTTCGATAATCCGTTAATGGGATGGATTCAACCCAATAGTGACCGACATTCTTTAAATAAGGGATCAGGAATAGCAACCCCTGTAAAATATAGTGGCAGCAATACAAACCATAATTACTGCAGGGTAAACATCAAAGATGATAAAGGCTACACATTAATTAATGAGGGCTATAGAGGTATGGGAATAAAAAAGGAAGCCAAATACAATCTCACCCTGTTAGCCTCGCAGGTGTCCGGAAACATAAATAAAATTATTTTTCAGTTTATTGATAAAGATAAAAATGTATTAGGAGAAACTAGTGTAGCCATAACCGGAAATAACTGGAAAGAATATGAAACCCAGCTTATCGCAACAAAAACAGAAGCTAAAGCTCAACTGAAAGTGACTTTTGAGGGGAGAGGAGAAATAAACCTGGATATGATTTCCTTATTTCCTCAAGATACCTGGAAAGGAAGAAAAAGAGGATTAAGAAAAGATATCGTTCAATTGCTTTATGATTTAAAACCCGGTTTTTTACGATTTCCGGGAGGATGCATTGTTGAAGGGCGGACCCTTGCAAAAAGATACCAGTGGAAAAAAACAGTAGGACCTGTGAAAGATCGTGAAATATTAATTAACAGGTGGAATACTGAATTCAATCACAGGTTAACCCCAGACTATTTTCAGAGCTTTGGTATAGGCTTTTTTGAATATTTTCAGCTTTCCGAAGACCTGGGAGCTGAACCTCTCCCTATTTTAAGCTGTGGAATGGCATGTCAATTCAATACAGGAGAACTGGTACCTATGGAAGATTTGGACCCCTATATTCAGGATGCGTTGGATTTAATTGAATTTGCAAACGGATCAACCGAAACTCCCTGGGGAAAAATGAGAAGCCAAATGGGACACCCCGCCCCCTTTAATATGAAATACATAGGAGTAGGTAACGAACAATGGGGCCCGGAATATATAAAACGATACAAGGCCTTTGCTCAGGCCATAAAAGAAAAATATCCTGAAATTATAATTGTTTCAGGTAGCGGCCCGTTTCCCGATGGCGATTATTTTGAATACGGCATGGAAGAGTTAAAGAAATTAAATGCCGAAATAATTGATGAACATTACTACCGAAGTCCGGAATGGTTCAGGGAAAATGCTACAAGGTATGATGATTATGACCGGAACGGACCAAAAATTTTCGCAGGAGAATATGCAGCACAAAGTGTAGCTATAGCCAGTCCCGATAACAAA includes:
- a CDS encoding alpha-L-arabinofuranosidase C-terminal domain-containing protein; this translates as MNHKFLSKILVSVLLTVSFIGNAQQRTLKVDVNNEITTIQPTMYGVFFEDINFAADGGLYAEMIKNRSFEFDNPLMGWIQPNSDRHSLNKGSGIATPVKYSGSNTNHNYCRVNIKDDKGYTLINEGYRGMGIKKEAKYNLTLLASQVSGNINKIIFQFIDKDKNVLGETSVAITGNNWKEYETQLIATKTEAKAQLKVTFEGRGEINLDMISLFPQDTWKGRKRGLRKDIVQLLYDLKPGFLRFPGGCIVEGRTLAKRYQWKKTVGPVKDREILINRWNTEFNHRLTPDYFQSFGIGFFEYFQLSEDLGAEPLPILSCGMACQFNTGELVPMEDLDPYIQDALDLIEFANGSTETPWGKMRSQMGHPAPFNMKYIGVGNEQWGPEYIKRYKAFAQAIKEKYPEIIIVSGSGPFPDGDYFEYGMEELKKLNAEIIDEHYYRSPEWFRENATRYDDYDRNGPKIFAGEYAAQSVAIASPDNKNNWECALSEAAFMTGLERNAEVVHLTSYAPLLAHEEGWQWTPDLIWFNNLESYGTPNYYVQKLFSTNKGTHLITVTENGTPLTGQQNLYASAVKDIAKKEIILKLVNTSAGSQRILLDIKDNKMVKKAEIIVLKNDNLSAENSFSTPAKISPEVKKIKLKKGNTQITVEGYSLTIVKMKI